From Haloarcula sp. CBA1127, a single genomic window includes:
- the pheA gene encoding prephenate dehydratase, giving the protein MTTVTLGPEGTYSHRAAQAVTDDEISFSESVTAIVEAVADGEAKRGVVPVENSIEGSVTESLDAFAEYDVAVVEEVITPIRHALLAQDDSFSLVASHAQALAQCRGWLDEHYPGVNVEAVASTARGVERARGDADIAAIGHPENATNGTELKVLAEDIQDRSSNATRFVVVAPKSERSEAGGKTSFIVYPDVDYPGLLLELLEPFADRDINLTRVESRPSGERLGDYVFHIDISAGLYEQRTQEALADIEDIAGKGWVRRLGSYDSKTVVN; this is encoded by the coding sequence ATGACCACTGTTACCCTGGGTCCCGAGGGGACCTACTCCCACCGCGCCGCACAGGCAGTCACCGACGACGAGATCTCTTTCTCCGAGTCAGTGACTGCCATCGTCGAGGCCGTCGCCGACGGCGAGGCCAAGCGCGGTGTCGTCCCCGTCGAAAACAGTATCGAGGGCTCCGTCACCGAATCGCTCGACGCCTTCGCGGAGTACGACGTTGCCGTCGTCGAGGAGGTTATCACGCCGATCCGCCACGCCCTGCTCGCACAGGACGACTCGTTCTCACTGGTAGCCAGCCATGCCCAGGCGCTGGCCCAGTGTCGCGGCTGGCTCGACGAGCACTACCCCGGCGTCAATGTCGAGGCCGTCGCGTCGACGGCCCGCGGCGTTGAGCGGGCCCGTGGCGACGCTGACATCGCCGCTATCGGCCACCCAGAGAACGCGACCAACGGCACCGAGCTGAAAGTGCTCGCCGAGGACATTCAGGACCGGTCTTCGAACGCCACCCGCTTCGTCGTCGTCGCCCCGAAAAGCGAGCGTAGCGAGGCCGGCGGCAAGACCTCCTTTATCGTCTACCCCGATGTCGACTACCCCGGACTCCTACTTGAACTGCTGGAGCCGTTCGCCGACCGCGACATCAACCTCACCCGCGTCGAGTCCCGGCCCAGCGGTGAGCGGCTCGGGGACTACGTCTTCCACATCGACATCTCGGCCGGCCTCTACGAGCAGCGCACGCAGGAGGCGCTCGCTGATATCGAGGACATCGCCGGGAAGGGGTGGGTCCGCCGGCTCGGGTCGTATGACTCCAAGACGGTCGTCAACTGA
- a CDS encoding Hsp20/alpha crystallin family protein: MPDRDPFSEIERAFDMLGEQFGVDMGAIPVDVVDEGDTFVVHADLPGYDSEDIDVQLVEDRKLTISATSSQERESTDGQYVQRERRQQSLSRSVRLPEAVDDEETTASYDNGVLTVRLAKVGHSEDDDGTDIPVN; encoded by the coding sequence ATGCCAGACCGCGATCCGTTCAGCGAGATCGAGCGCGCGTTCGATATGCTGGGAGAGCAGTTCGGTGTCGACATGGGCGCTATCCCGGTCGACGTCGTCGACGAGGGCGACACCTTCGTCGTCCACGCGGACCTTCCCGGCTACGACAGCGAGGACATCGACGTCCAGCTTGTTGAGGACCGGAAGCTCACCATCAGCGCCACGTCGAGCCAGGAGCGGGAATCGACCGACGGGCAGTACGTCCAGCGCGAGCGTCGGCAGCAGTCGCTGAGCCGGTCGGTCCGCCTCCCCGAAGCCGTCGACGACGAGGAGACCACTGCAAGCTACGACAACGGCGTCCTCACGGTGCGGCTGGCGAAGGTCGGACACAGCGAGGACGACGACGGGACGGATATCCCCGTAAACTGA
- a CDS encoding peroxiredoxin: MVLEPGTDVPTIRATNQHGDAVQPGFEQPTVLYFYPADNTPGCTTETEQFEEHAQRFEDTGVSVYGVSTDGVESHRDFAEANNISFDLLADPEGRLCEAFDVPLVDRRSQRTTYIIARERVVAVYERVGPDGHAASVFKDLVDTGLVSAE, translated from the coding sequence ATGGTGCTCGAACCCGGTACCGACGTGCCGACGATCAGGGCGACAAACCAGCACGGCGACGCAGTCCAGCCCGGCTTCGAGCAGCCGACGGTGCTGTACTTCTATCCGGCGGACAACACGCCGGGCTGTACGACGGAGACGGAACAGTTCGAGGAGCACGCACAGCGGTTCGAAGACACGGGCGTCTCAGTGTACGGCGTCTCGACCGACGGGGTCGAAAGCCACCGCGACTTTGCTGAAGCGAACAACATCAGTTTCGACCTGCTGGCCGACCCCGAAGGACGGCTGTGTGAAGCGTTCGACGTGCCACTCGTCGACAGACGGAGCCAGCGGACGACGTACATTATCGCACGGGAGCGCGTCGTCGCCGTGTACGAACGAGTCGGTCCCGACGGCCACGCGGCGAGCGTCTTCAAAGACCTTGTCGACACTGGGTTGGTCAGCGCCGAGTAG
- the leuS gene encoding leucine--tRNA ligase — protein MTTTGEERERGFDHTEIEPRWQRTWDEADVFRIDDDETDPEYVLAMFPYTSGSLHMGHVRNYTITDAYARFERMRGESVLHPMGWDSFGLPAENAAEERDTNPRDWTMQCIDSMRDQLTEMGFGYDWDRELATCEPDYYQWNQWLFKQFREEGLVERQAAELNWCPSCETVLADEQVEGEEELCWRCDTPIEAREMDQWFFTITDYAEELLESLDDLDGWPNNVREMQRNWIGKQEGASVAFEVGDYGEVDIFTTRLDTIHGATFFSLAPGHPVAQEIAEGNDEVAEYIETAEQADEDELDVTSGVFTGEYATNPATGEEIPVYVADYVLTDVGTGALYAVPAHDERDHEFAEAHDIDIVQVVEPTEDADADPEDIDVQEAAYPEDGLLVNSGEFDGLSSNEARDRFVEEFDGEHRTEYNLRDWGISRQRYWGTPIPMIHCDDCGYVEVPDEDLPVELPEFVHTTGNPLDAAEEWKHVDCPDCGADAVRETDTMDTFVDSSWYFLRYTSPEMDEAPFDAERAGDWMPVDQYVGGIEHAVMHLLYARFFTKVLDDLDMVDGVREPFTNLTNQGMVLGEDGNKMSKSLGNGVSPQRIIEEYGADTARLFIMEAAQPEKEFVWSPEGVQSAHSFLQNVYTLVSAYADGEVGTDADPENGDDIADYVAREIDATAANATAEFEDFRFNHALQAVRELVSLLRRYQEATTPDADTFERGLATAAKLLAPVAPHAAEEMWAELDHDDLIAEAEWPAADAPADYEMERQLVENTREDIRDIVDTVGIEDPQTITLAVAPEWKHRVLDLARNADGNVVGTVMQDEDLREQGEAAADFAKELAGRAQSLDEQLPPEREQAALERAAWLVEREFGADVIVQGPEEADPDLVGKAGPGRPAIDIEE, from the coding sequence ATGACCACGACCGGTGAGGAACGCGAGCGGGGGTTCGATCACACGGAGATCGAGCCCCGGTGGCAGCGCACGTGGGACGAGGCCGACGTGTTCCGGATCGACGACGACGAGACCGACCCGGAGTACGTGCTGGCGATGTTCCCCTACACCTCCGGAAGCCTCCACATGGGCCACGTCCGGAACTACACTATCACGGACGCCTACGCCCGCTTCGAGCGGATGCGCGGCGAGAGCGTCCTCCACCCGATGGGCTGGGACTCCTTCGGTCTGCCCGCCGAGAACGCCGCCGAGGAACGGGACACCAACCCGCGGGACTGGACGATGCAGTGCATCGACTCGATGCGCGACCAGCTCACGGAGATGGGCTTTGGCTACGACTGGGACCGCGAACTCGCGACCTGTGAGCCCGACTACTACCAGTGGAACCAGTGGCTGTTCAAACAGTTCCGCGAGGAAGGGCTGGTCGAGCGTCAGGCCGCCGAGCTGAACTGGTGTCCCTCCTGTGAGACCGTCCTCGCCGACGAGCAGGTCGAGGGCGAAGAAGAGCTCTGCTGGCGCTGTGACACGCCCATCGAGGCCCGTGAGATGGACCAGTGGTTCTTCACCATCACCGATTACGCCGAGGAACTGCTGGAATCGCTTGACGACCTCGACGGCTGGCCGAACAACGTCCGGGAGATGCAGCGCAACTGGATCGGCAAGCAAGAGGGCGCAAGCGTCGCCTTCGAGGTCGGCGACTACGGCGAGGTCGACATCTTCACGACCCGTCTGGACACCATCCACGGGGCGACGTTCTTCTCGCTGGCCCCGGGCCACCCCGTCGCACAGGAAATCGCCGAGGGCAACGACGAGGTCGCCGAGTACATCGAGACTGCCGAGCAGGCCGACGAGGATGAACTGGACGTGACTTCCGGCGTGTTCACCGGCGAGTACGCGACCAATCCCGCCACTGGCGAGGAGATTCCCGTCTACGTCGCCGACTACGTGCTGACCGACGTGGGGACTGGCGCGCTGTACGCCGTGCCGGCCCACGACGAGCGCGACCACGAGTTTGCGGAGGCCCACGACATCGATATCGTGCAGGTCGTCGAACCGACCGAAGACGCCGACGCTGACCCCGAAGACATCGACGTGCAGGAAGCAGCCTATCCCGAAGACGGCCTGCTGGTCAACAGCGGCGAGTTCGACGGGCTCAGTAGTAACGAAGCCCGCGACCGCTTCGTCGAGGAGTTCGACGGCGAACACAGGACGGAGTACAACCTCCGGGACTGGGGTATCTCCCGTCAGCGCTACTGGGGCACGCCGATTCCGATGATCCACTGCGACGACTGTGGCTACGTCGAAGTCCCCGATGAGGACCTCCCGGTCGAACTGCCGGAGTTCGTCCACACGACTGGGAATCCGCTGGACGCCGCCGAGGAGTGGAAACACGTCGACTGTCCGGACTGCGGGGCCGACGCGGTGCGGGAGACGGACACGATGGACACCTTCGTCGACTCCTCGTGGTACTTCCTGCGGTACACCTCGCCGGAGATGGACGAGGCCCCCTTCGACGCCGAGCGAGCCGGCGACTGGATGCCGGTCGACCAGTACGTCGGCGGCATCGAACACGCCGTGATGCACCTGCTGTACGCCCGCTTCTTCACGAAAGTGCTGGACGACCTCGACATGGTCGACGGCGTTCGTGAGCCGTTCACCAATCTTACGAATCAGGGGATGGTGCTTGGTGAGGACGGCAACAAGATGTCCAAGAGCCTGGGCAACGGCGTCTCGCCACAGCGCATCATCGAGGAGTACGGCGCGGACACGGCCCGGCTGTTCATCATGGAGGCCGCCCAGCCGGAGAAGGAGTTTGTCTGGAGCCCCGAGGGCGTCCAGTCCGCCCACAGCTTCCTCCAGAACGTGTACACGCTGGTTTCGGCGTACGCCGACGGGGAGGTGGGAACCGACGCTGACCCTGAGAACGGGGACGATATAGCGGACTACGTCGCCCGCGAAATCGACGCCACCGCCGCGAACGCGACGGCAGAGTTCGAGGACTTCCGGTTCAACCACGCGCTGCAGGCCGTCCGGGAACTGGTGTCGCTGCTGCGCCGCTATCAGGAGGCGACCACCCCTGATGCCGACACCTTCGAGCGCGGGCTGGCGACGGCGGCGAAACTGCTCGCTCCGGTCGCCCCCCACGCCGCCGAGGAGATGTGGGCCGAACTGGACCACGACGACCTCATCGCGGAGGCCGAGTGGCCGGCCGCCGACGCGCCTGCCGACTACGAGATGGAGCGCCAGCTGGTCGAAAACACTCGCGAGGACATCCGCGACATCGTCGATACGGTCGGCATCGAAGACCCCCAGACCATCACGCTCGCGGTCGCACCGGAGTGGAAACACCGCGTCCTCGACCTCGCCCGGAACGCCGACGGCAACGTCGTCGGGACCGTCATGCAGGACGAGGACCTGCGCGAGCAGGGCGAGGCGGCCGCGGACTTCGCCAAGGAACTGGCCGGCCGCGCGCAATCGCTGGACGAGCAACTGCCGCCCGAGCGTGAGCAGGCGGCACTCGAACGGGCCGCGTGGCTCGTCGAACGCGAGTTCGGCGCTGACGTGATCGTTCAGGGTCCCGAGGAAGCAGACCCCGACCTCGTCGGCAAAGCCGGTCCCGGCCGCCCGGCCATCGACATCGAAGAATAG
- a CDS encoding PAS domain-containing sensor histidine kinase → MGSKPVLVVTTDGLDTSALESALAETPASITQLSDLTALFDTLTHSAFHALVLPETVDEQSGTDIAYGVRTLFPDLPVIIAGEDPAAVPDALDVTAVEPSGHLEDAVAAAVRDSLDAEPPTVAGRPPSPMETLLLSLFNEIPDHLYAKDEQARHVLLGRGFNEPTDRLGLTDVEVPELADEHAKAALCDEMDVIEEKTDQIEVEEFLDLDASYVRTRKMPWYDSNGDVRGIVGHTQDITERKLREHAFRRQNERMVKVALVASHELRNELQIAYGRLEELADCDGPTADIEESLSQISAIIDTVVELSTSDPSGSIQHDEIEQIPKRKHVWLSRLSREVWDTLADSEACLTFDGDTRIVADQESAGLLLQILFQNALEHAGPSVTVTVGTTADGFFVADDGPGIDVEPPERVFDAGHTAVPENTGFGLYVARRVAADHGWTISMSESESGGARFDIGNVDCPG, encoded by the coding sequence ATGGGTAGCAAACCTGTCTTAGTCGTCACGACCGACGGGCTGGATACGTCGGCTCTCGAATCCGCCCTCGCCGAGACGCCGGCGTCGATCACGCAACTGTCGGATCTCACGGCCCTCTTTGACACGCTCACCCATTCGGCGTTCCATGCGCTTGTTCTGCCCGAAACGGTCGACGAGCAGTCGGGAACCGATATCGCGTACGGCGTCAGGACGCTGTTTCCCGACCTGCCGGTAATCATTGCTGGCGAGGACCCGGCGGCGGTCCCGGATGCCCTCGACGTGACGGCCGTTGAGCCGTCGGGGCATCTCGAAGATGCTGTCGCCGCTGCCGTCCGAGACAGCCTCGACGCCGAGCCACCGACTGTCGCCGGACGCCCACCGTCCCCGATGGAGACGCTGCTGCTCTCCCTGTTCAACGAGATACCGGACCACCTGTACGCGAAAGACGAGCAGGCTCGACACGTCCTGCTGGGCCGGGGGTTCAACGAGCCGACCGACCGACTCGGCCTCACCGACGTCGAAGTTCCGGAACTGGCTGATGAGCACGCGAAAGCGGCCCTGTGTGATGAAATGGACGTCATCGAGGAAAAAACGGATCAGATCGAAGTAGAGGAGTTCCTCGATCTTGACGCGTCGTACGTCCGCACCCGCAAGATGCCGTGGTACGATTCCAACGGGGACGTTCGGGGAATCGTCGGACACACGCAGGATATCACCGAACGAAAGCTCCGCGAGCACGCGTTTCGCCGCCAGAACGAACGGATGGTGAAAGTCGCACTCGTGGCGTCTCACGAACTCCGAAACGAACTCCAGATCGCCTACGGGCGACTCGAAGAACTGGCCGACTGCGACGGGCCGACCGCCGACATCGAGGAGTCGCTCTCACAGATCTCTGCGATTATCGATACTGTGGTCGAACTCTCCACGAGCGACCCGAGTGGTTCTATCCAGCACGACGAGATCGAACAGATACCGAAGCGAAAACACGTGTGGCTCTCCCGTCTCAGCCGGGAGGTGTGGGACACGCTCGCCGACAGCGAGGCGTGCCTGACCTTCGACGGGGACACCCGTATCGTCGCCGATCAGGAGTCTGCCGGGCTGTTGCTCCAGATCCTGTTCCAGAACGCGCTCGAACACGCCGGACCGTCGGTCACCGTCACCGTCGGCACGACGGCCGACGGCTTCTTCGTCGCCGACGACGGCCCGGGTATCGATGTCGAGCCGCCGGAGCGTGTGTTCGACGCGGGCCACACCGCCGTCCCGGAGAACACTGGATTCGGACTCTACGTCGCTCGCCGGGTCGCCGCGGACCACGGCTGGACGATCTCCATGTCCGAGAGCGAGTCGGGCGGCGCTCGATTCGACATCGGAAACGTCGACTGTCCCGGATAG
- a CDS encoding ornithine cyclodeaminase family protein: MQTLLLGADAVEDHATMPAVIDAVAAAFAADARGNTIMPAKSYIDLPQYNGDFRSMPAYVNAETWDAAAIKWVNVHLDNPRDHDLPTVLGTLIYSDPETAFPLAVMDGTVLTRLRTGAAAAVATDHLAVADADSLGLVGAGTQAYTQLDAISSVRDIETVVVADQDTEKQQAFVDTFTDRFDVRAGSIADAAGCDVLSTITPVESPIVDREWLGERTHVNAIGADADGKQEHDERTLLDAKLVIDNYEQCTHSGEINVPWGEGILTDTDLHGELGDIVAGTLSGRTGDDGITLFDSTGLAIQDVAAAHVVYENASDDGDGTAFSLVDTDAT, translated from the coding sequence ATGCAGACGCTGCTTCTCGGCGCGGACGCGGTTGAGGACCACGCGACGATGCCGGCAGTCATCGACGCGGTTGCCGCGGCCTTCGCCGCCGATGCTAGGGGGAACACCATCATGCCGGCCAAGTCCTACATCGACCTGCCGCAGTACAACGGCGACTTCAGGTCGATGCCGGCCTACGTCAACGCGGAGACGTGGGACGCCGCCGCAATCAAGTGGGTCAACGTCCATCTGGACAACCCCCGGGATCACGACCTGCCGACTGTCCTCGGGACGCTCATCTACTCGGACCCTGAGACGGCGTTCCCGCTGGCCGTGATGGACGGCACAGTCCTGACACGCCTGCGGACCGGAGCGGCGGCTGCCGTCGCGACCGACCACCTCGCCGTCGCCGACGCGGATTCACTTGGGTTGGTCGGGGCTGGCACGCAGGCCTACACGCAACTGGACGCTATTTCGTCGGTCCGAGACATCGAGACGGTGGTCGTCGCCGACCAGGATACGGAGAAACAGCAGGCGTTCGTCGACACGTTCACCGACCGGTTCGACGTGCGTGCGGGTTCCATTGCGGACGCCGCCGGCTGTGACGTGCTGTCGACGATTACGCCCGTCGAGTCGCCTATCGTCGACCGGGAGTGGCTCGGCGAGCGCACACACGTCAACGCCATCGGGGCCGACGCCGACGGCAAGCAGGAACACGACGAACGCACGCTGCTCGACGCGAAACTCGTCATCGACAATTACGAGCAGTGTACTCACTCCGGCGAAATCAACGTCCCGTGGGGCGAGGGTATCCTGACCGATACCGACCTCCACGGGGAACTCGGCGACATCGTCGCGGGCACGCTCTCGGGGCGGACAGGCGACGACGGAATCACGCTTTTCGATTCGACGGGGCTGGCTATTCAGGATGTCGCGGCTGCACACGTTGTCTATGAGAATGCAAGCGACGATGGCGACGGAACGGCGTTCTCACTCGTCGACACCGACGCGACTTGA
- the thsB gene encoding thermosome subunit beta — protein sequence MSQRQMQGQPMIILGEDSQRMKDKSAQEHNISAARAVAESVRSTLGPKGMDKMLVSSMGDVTVTNDGVTILSEMDIDNPTASMIVEVAETQEDEAGDGTTSAVAIAGELLKNAEDLLEQDIHPTAIIKGFNMAATQAKDELDDIATEVDPDDEELLKKVAETSMTGKGAELNKELLAQIIVDAVNAVTVEAEDGSVIADLEYLNIETQTGSSAGNSELLEGAVIDKDPVHEEMATEAEDADVLLVDTAIELDETEVDAQLSVDDPSQLQNFLDKEEEQLKQMVDQIADTGADVVFCQKGIDDMAQHYLAEKGILAVRRAKKSDIEFLKEVLGARIVSDLDSATAEDLGHGSVTRDDAEGLFYVEGSGDGAHGVTLLLRGSTDHVVDELERGVTDALDVVASTVANGSVLGGGGAPEVEVARRLRDYADSVEGREQLAIESFADALEIIPRTLAENAGLDSIDTLVDLRAAHEDGDVSAGLNVFSGDVENTLDTGVVEPAHAKRQAISSAAEAANLVLKIDDIIAAGELSTSGGDEGGPGGPGGAPGGMGGMGGGMGGMM from the coding sequence ATGAGCCAACGCCAGATGCAGGGCCAGCCGATGATCATCCTGGGAGAGGACTCCCAGCGGATGAAGGACAAGTCTGCACAGGAACACAACATCTCGGCCGCTCGCGCGGTCGCCGAGTCAGTACGCTCGACGCTCGGCCCGAAGGGGATGGACAAGATGCTCGTCTCCTCGATGGGCGACGTCACCGTCACGAACGACGGCGTCACCATCCTCTCGGAGATGGACATCGACAACCCGACAGCCTCGATGATTGTCGAGGTTGCCGAGACACAGGAAGACGAGGCCGGTGACGGTACCACCTCTGCTGTCGCCATCGCAGGCGAACTCCTCAAGAACGCCGAGGACCTCCTCGAACAGGACATTCACCCGACGGCGATCATCAAAGGGTTCAACATGGCCGCCACGCAGGCCAAGGACGAACTCGACGACATCGCTACGGAAGTCGACCCCGACGACGAGGAACTCCTGAAAAAGGTCGCCGAAACCTCGATGACGGGCAAGGGCGCGGAGCTCAACAAGGAGCTACTCGCCCAGATCATCGTCGACGCGGTCAACGCCGTGACCGTCGAGGCCGAGGACGGCTCCGTCATCGCCGACCTTGAGTACCTCAACATTGAGACCCAGACCGGCAGCTCCGCCGGGAACTCCGAGCTCCTCGAAGGCGCAGTCATCGACAAGGACCCGGTCCACGAGGAGATGGCAACCGAGGCAGAAGACGCCGATGTCCTCCTCGTCGACACGGCCATCGAACTCGACGAGACCGAAGTCGACGCGCAGCTCTCTGTCGACGACCCGAGCCAGCTCCAGAACTTCCTCGACAAGGAAGAAGAGCAGCTCAAGCAGATGGTCGACCAGATCGCGGACACCGGCGCTGATGTCGTCTTCTGCCAGAAGGGCATCGACGACATGGCCCAGCACTACCTCGCCGAGAAGGGTATTCTGGCCGTCCGCCGCGCCAAGAAATCCGACATCGAGTTCCTCAAAGAGGTTCTGGGTGCCCGCATCGTCTCCGATCTCGACTCCGCGACCGCGGAAGACCTCGGCCACGGCTCCGTCACCCGCGACGACGCCGAAGGCCTGTTCTACGTCGAAGGCAGCGGCGACGGGGCCCACGGTGTCACTCTCCTGCTCCGTGGCTCGACCGACCACGTCGTCGACGAACTCGAACGCGGCGTCACGGACGCGCTCGATGTCGTCGCGTCCACGGTCGCCAACGGCAGCGTCCTCGGTGGCGGCGGCGCACCCGAAGTCGAAGTCGCCCGCCGGCTCCGCGACTACGCCGACAGCGTCGAAGGCCGCGAACAGCTCGCTATCGAGTCCTTCGCCGACGCGCTGGAGATCATCCCGCGCACCCTCGCCGAGAACGCTGGTCTCGACAGCATCGACACGCTCGTCGACCTGCGCGCCGCTCACGAGGACGGCGATGTCAGCGCCGGCCTGAACGTCTTCTCTGGTGACGTCGAGAACACGCTCGATACCGGCGTCGTTGAGCCAGCCCACGCCAAGCGACAGGCGATTTCCTCGGCTGCAGAGGCCGCGAACCTGGTCCTCAAGATCGACGACATCATCGCTGCCGGCGAGCTTTCGACCTCCGGCGGCGACGAAGGCGGCCCCGGCGGCCCCGGTGGCGCCCCTGGCGGCATGGGCGGCATGGGTGGCGGCATGGGCGGCATGATGTAA